One genomic window of Vibrio ziniensis includes the following:
- the miaE gene encoding tRNA isopentenyl-2-thiomethyl-A-37 hydroxylase MiaE, giving the protein MMNEYHTVNKLLNPINQFLQCTTPDAWIEEAQKPENLSRILRDHLLCELKAAQSAVFLLKRYVLTDEGKEQITQLVEPYELFAFKGIGSLDTLRGKSQLSKSIKAKDGCSYGQDMIDKMVLLIREELHHFYQVLEIIEQQGLEYRPITASRYAKGMIKHVRTYEPEALIDKLIIGAYIEARSCERFAKLAPYLEETIQKFYISLLRSEARHYQDYLALAEQISEQDITDRIKLFGDIEAELISSRDNEFRFHSGSPV; this is encoded by the coding sequence ATGATGAACGAATACCACACCGTCAATAAACTACTCAACCCAATAAATCAGTTCCTACAATGCACAACCCCTGATGCTTGGATTGAAGAAGCCCAAAAGCCTGAGAATTTATCCAGGATTCTACGAGATCACCTGCTATGTGAGCTGAAAGCTGCTCAGAGCGCAGTATTCTTGCTAAAGCGATACGTTCTTACCGATGAAGGTAAAGAGCAAATAACTCAACTTGTAGAGCCTTATGAGTTGTTTGCATTTAAAGGCATCGGAAGCCTCGATACATTACGAGGGAAAAGTCAATTATCCAAATCCATTAAAGCTAAAGACGGCTGCTCATATGGACAAGATATGATTGACAAGATGGTTCTGCTTATCAGAGAAGAGCTTCATCACTTCTATCAGGTATTAGAGATAATAGAGCAGCAAGGATTAGAATATCGTCCCATCACAGCCAGTCGTTATGCTAAGGGAATGATTAAACACGTTCGAACCTATGAGCCTGAAGCTCTTATCGATAAACTGATCATCGGAGCATATATCGAAGCACGTTCATGTGAGCGCTTTGCTAAACTTGCGCCTTATTTAGAGGAAACGATACAAAAGTTCTATATCTCCCTACTTAGGTCAGAAGCTCGTCACTACCAAGACTACTTAGCACTTGCTGAGCAAATCTCTGAACAAGATATTACCGATAGAATTAAACTCTTTGGCGATATAGAAGCCGAACTCATCTCTTCTCGCGATAACGAGTTTCGATTTCACTCTGGCTCACCAGTATAG
- the ihfB gene encoding integration host factor subunit beta, whose protein sequence is MTKSELIERLCAEQTHLSAKEIEDAVKDILEHMANTLESGDRIEIRGFGSFSLHFREPRVGRNPKTGDKVELEGKYVPHFKPGKELRERVNG, encoded by the coding sequence ATGACTAAGTCTGAATTGATCGAAAGGCTCTGTGCTGAGCAAACACATCTGTCGGCAAAAGAAATCGAAGATGCGGTAAAAGATATTCTTGAGCATATGGCTAACACTCTAGAGAGTGGAGATCGCATCGAAATTCGTGGTTTCGGTAGTTTCTCTCTTCACTTTCGTGAACCACGCGTTGGTCGTAATCCTAAGACAGGTGATAAAGTTGAATTGGAAGGTAAATACGTACCTCACTTCAAACCTGGTAAGGAATTACGCGAGCGAGTAAACGGTTAA
- the lon gene encoding endopeptidase La, with the protein MNLERSERIEIPVLPLRDVVVYPHMVIPLFVGREKSIQCLEAAMDNNKQVLLVAQKQAETDEPTISDLFEVGTVATILQLLKLPDGTVKVLVEGQQRAKINEFHEGEFFSASAEFLITPELDDKEQEVIVRSAINQFDGFIKLNKKIPPEVLTSLNGIDEAARLADTIAAHMPLKLADKQKVLEILDVTERLEFLMGQMESEIDLLQVEKRIRTRVKKQMEKSQREYYLNEQMKAIQKELGETEDGVDEFEVLKQKIDDSKMPAEAREKTEQELQKLKMMSPMSAEATVVRSYIDWMINVPWTKRSKVKRDLAKAEEILNADHYGLERVKERILEYLAVQSRISKLKGPILCLVGPPGVGKTSLGRSIAAATGRKYTRMALGGVRDEAEIRGHRRTYIGSLPGKLIQKMSKVGVKNPLFLLDEIDKMASDMRGDPASALLEVLDPEQNNSFNDHYLEVDYDLSDVMFVATSNSMNIPGPLLDRMEVIRLSGYTEDEKLNIAKRHLVEKQIERNGLKPSEITIEDSAIMGVIRYYTREAGVRSLEREISKICRKAVKNILLNKDVKHVTVNQDNLKEYLGVQRFDFGKADEHNRIGQVTGLAWTEVGGDLLTIEAQSMPGKGKLTQTGSLGEVMQESIQAAMTVVRSRAEKLGINPDFYEKRDIHVHVPEGATPKDGPSAGTAMCTALVSCLTGNPVKADVAMTGEITLRGEVLPIGGLKEKLLAAHRGGIKTALIPKDNERDLEEIPDNVIADLKVIPVRWIDEVLKVALENDPTGVAFEAVKE; encoded by the coding sequence ATGAACTTGGAGCGTTCCGAGCGTATAGAGATCCCCGTACTACCTTTGCGTGATGTGGTTGTATACCCACATATGGTGATCCCTTTGTTTGTTGGTCGTGAGAAATCTATTCAATGCTTAGAAGCGGCAATGGATAACAACAAGCAAGTTCTTCTGGTTGCACAGAAGCAGGCCGAAACGGATGAACCTACTATTTCGGACTTATTCGAAGTAGGTACGGTTGCAACAATTCTGCAGTTGCTTAAGTTACCTGATGGCACGGTAAAAGTACTAGTTGAAGGCCAACAGCGAGCTAAAATCAATGAGTTTCATGAAGGCGAGTTTTTCTCTGCAAGCGCTGAATTCCTGATCACCCCTGAATTAGATGATAAAGAACAGGAAGTCATAGTACGTAGTGCTATCAACCAGTTCGACGGATTCATCAAACTAAATAAAAAGATTCCTCCTGAAGTTTTAACTTCACTGAATGGTATTGATGAAGCTGCACGTTTAGCAGATACCATTGCAGCTCATATGCCACTCAAGTTGGCTGATAAGCAAAAAGTGCTTGAGATTTTAGATGTCACTGAACGTTTAGAGTTCTTAATGGGACAAATGGAATCTGAAATCGATTTGCTTCAAGTTGAAAAGCGCATTCGCACACGCGTTAAAAAGCAGATGGAAAAATCTCAGCGTGAGTACTATCTGAATGAGCAAATGAAAGCGATTCAGAAAGAACTGGGCGAGACAGAAGATGGTGTAGATGAGTTCGAAGTTCTAAAACAGAAAATCGATGATTCAAAAATGCCTGCGGAAGCTCGTGAAAAAACAGAGCAAGAACTACAAAAGCTAAAAATGATGTCTCCGATGTCAGCAGAAGCTACGGTAGTACGTAGCTACATTGATTGGATGATCAACGTTCCTTGGACTAAGCGTTCAAAAGTAAAACGTGACTTAGCCAAAGCAGAAGAAATTCTAAATGCTGACCACTATGGCTTAGAACGTGTCAAAGAACGCATTCTGGAGTATTTGGCGGTTCAGAGTCGTATTAGTAAGCTAAAAGGTCCGATCCTTTGTTTAGTGGGGCCTCCAGGTGTAGGTAAAACGTCATTAGGTCGCTCAATTGCGGCTGCAACAGGACGTAAATACACTCGCATGGCGCTAGGTGGCGTTCGTGATGAAGCTGAAATTCGTGGCCACCGTCGTACCTATATCGGTTCCTTACCGGGTAAGCTAATCCAAAAAATGTCGAAAGTTGGGGTGAAAAACCCGCTATTCCTATTGGATGAAATCGATAAGATGGCATCGGATATGCGTGGTGACCCTGCATCTGCGTTGTTGGAAGTGCTCGACCCAGAACAAAACAATTCATTCAACGACCACTATTTGGAAGTGGATTACGATTTGTCTGACGTTATGTTCGTTGCGACGTCGAACTCAATGAACATTCCAGGGCCGTTGTTGGACCGTATGGAAGTAATTCGTTTGTCTGGTTATACCGAAGACGAAAAACTTAACATTGCTAAGCGTCACTTAGTTGAAAAGCAAATTGAACGCAATGGCCTGAAACCTTCTGAAATAACCATCGAAGACTCAGCGATTATGGGTGTGATTCGTTACTACACGCGTGAAGCGGGTGTTCGTAGCCTAGAGCGTGAAATTTCGAAGATTTGCCGTAAAGCAGTAAAGAATATTCTGTTGAATAAAGATGTTAAACACGTAACGGTGAATCAGGACAACTTGAAAGAGTACCTTGGTGTTCAGCGTTTTGATTTTGGTAAAGCGGACGAGCACAACCGCATTGGCCAGGTAACAGGTTTAGCGTGGACAGAAGTTGGCGGTGACCTTCTTACTATTGAAGCTCAGTCAATGCCTGGTAAAGGCAAATTAACTCAGACAGGCTCACTGGGCGAAGTGATGCAAGAGTCTATTCAGGCTGCGATGACAGTAGTGCGTTCTCGTGCAGAAAAATTGGGAATTAACCCTGATTTCTATGAAAAACGTGATATCCATGTGCACGTGCCAGAAGGTGCAACACCAAAAGACGGCCCTAGCGCGGGTACTGCAATGTGCACAGCTTTAGTATCTTGTCTAACGGGTAATCCTGTAAAAGCAGATGTCGCGATGACGGGTGAAATTACTCTTCGTGGTGAAGTGTTACCTATCGGTGGTTTGAAAGAAAAACTACTGGCGGCTCATCGCGGTGGTATCAAAACTGCCTTAATTCCAAAGGACAACGAGCGTGATTTGGAAGAGATTCCAGACAACGTTATTGCTGATCTTAAGGTAATACCGGTACGCTGGATTGATGAAGTTTTAAAGGTTGCACTAGAAAATGACCCTACGGGAGTGGCCTTTGAAGCCGTAAAAGAGTGA
- the ppiD gene encoding peptidylprolyl isomerase: MMDRLREGVNSIAVKIILGLIILSFIFAGVGSYLVSGSNNAAAKVGNTEIDRGQFEQAYQNERNRMQSQMGDYFANLLADPAYVASFRKSVLDRMINDVLIEQHANSLGLTVSDAQVRKLILDMPQFQSAGKFDQDIYQAALRRAGFSAESFAEYLRRDLLRSQLTSALQGSEFILKGEIDTQSALIAQTRDIRTVTLSLKDFASKATISDEDAQKYYSENTEHYTRPEQVKVAYIELSAEKMAEQVAISDEQVKEYYQEHLDKYSTAEQREVSHILVQGDDEAKAQAILDELNAGADFAKLAEEKSEDIGSSDNGGSLGWIEHDTMDPAFDAAAFSLASVGDVSDLVKSDFGYHIIKLDGIKASVAKPLAEVAAEIKTELASQKAVDSFYELQTQLEKVAFEYPDSLDAAAKAISAQVVKTDFISQSDMPELLQNAAVQQAIQSPEVKEDGLNSSVIEVAPEHIVVVRVEETRPEMVLPLEVVKEQVIAQLSNVKGEQQALELSDKLLAALKQGDKSLLEENKLAFGELETVDRGYPLAQAVYAMPKPQANQVVYAQTKDLDGNIVLVELSKVEAKIEPQYHNQIGAQLSRIAVQQDIAGVLSVLRANTDIEYYVVSQ, encoded by the coding sequence ATGATGGATCGATTACGCGAGGGCGTTAACAGCATCGCGGTAAAAATTATCCTAGGACTAATCATCCTTTCTTTTATCTTCGCAGGGGTAGGTAGCTACCTAGTCAGTGGCAGTAATAACGCGGCGGCTAAAGTTGGCAACACAGAGATTGACCGTGGTCAGTTCGAGCAAGCTTACCAAAACGAAAGAAATCGTATGCAATCCCAAATGGGAGACTATTTTGCTAACTTACTAGCAGATCCAGCATATGTAGCTTCTTTCCGTAAATCTGTTTTAGACCGTATGATTAACGATGTACTCATCGAGCAGCATGCGAATTCTCTAGGTTTAACGGTCAGTGATGCGCAAGTGCGTAAGCTGATTTTAGACATGCCTCAGTTCCAATCTGCAGGTAAGTTTGACCAAGACATTTATCAAGCGGCGCTACGTCGTGCTGGTTTTTCCGCTGAATCATTTGCTGAGTACCTACGTCGTGATTTGTTGCGTAGTCAGCTGACTTCTGCATTACAAGGCAGTGAGTTCATTCTTAAAGGCGAGATAGATACTCAAAGTGCATTAATTGCGCAAACACGTGATATTCGTACCGTGACTTTGTCTCTGAAAGATTTTGCTAGCAAAGCAACTATCAGTGATGAAGATGCTCAGAAATACTATTCTGAGAATACAGAGCACTATACTCGTCCCGAACAAGTTAAAGTTGCTTATATTGAGCTATCAGCAGAGAAAATGGCTGAGCAAGTAGCAATCAGCGATGAACAAGTAAAAGAATATTATCAAGAGCATCTAGACAAGTATTCAACGGCTGAGCAACGTGAAGTTAGTCATATCCTTGTTCAAGGCGATGATGAAGCGAAAGCACAAGCGATTCTTGATGAATTAAATGCGGGTGCAGACTTTGCGAAACTTGCTGAAGAGAAGTCTGAAGATATCGGTAGCTCAGACAATGGTGGCTCTTTGGGTTGGATTGAGCACGACACTATGGATCCTGCTTTCGACGCGGCTGCGTTTAGTTTAGCTTCTGTAGGTGATGTTTCTGACCTTGTTAAATCTGATTTCGGTTACCACATTATCAAACTTGATGGTATCAAAGCATCTGTAGCAAAACCGCTCGCAGAAGTTGCGGCAGAAATTAAGACAGAACTAGCGTCTCAAAAAGCGGTAGATTCTTTCTATGAGTTACAAACGCAGTTAGAAAAAGTGGCATTTGAATACCCAGATTCTTTGGATGCAGCTGCTAAAGCAATTTCAGCTCAAGTGGTGAAGACGGATTTCATCTCTCAGTCAGACATGCCTGAATTGCTACAAAACGCTGCTGTTCAGCAAGCGATTCAATCTCCTGAAGTGAAAGAAGATGGCTTGAACTCTTCTGTGATTGAAGTTGCACCAGAACATATCGTAGTGGTGCGAGTTGAGGAAACTCGCCCAGAGATGGTTTTACCTCTAGAGGTTGTTAAAGAGCAAGTGATTGCTCAGCTTTCTAACGTAAAAGGTGAACAACAAGCACTAGAGTTAAGCGATAAATTGCTTGCCGCTCTTAAACAAGGCGATAAGTCTCTGCTAGAAGAAAATAAGTTAGCTTTTGGTGAGTTAGAAACGGTAGATCGTGGATACCCATTGGCTCAGGCTGTATATGCTATGCCTAAGCCGCAAGCGAACCAAGTGGTATACGCTCAAACTAAAGACCTAGACGGGAATATTGTACTGGTTGAGTTAAGCAAGGTTGAAGCGAAGATTGAACCTCAATATCACAATCAAATTGGCGCTCAGCTTTCTCGTATTGCTGTTCAACAAGATATAGCAGGTGTTCTTTCTGTCCTAAGAGCGAATACTGATATTGAGTACTATGTTGTGAGTCAATAG
- the lapB gene encoding lipopolysaccharide assembly protein LapB, whose translation MLEILFLLLPIAAAYGWYMGNRSAQHDKQKHSHQISRQYVTGLNLLLSDQSDKAVDHFIELLQVDNETIDTHLALGNLFRSRGEVDRAIRIHQNLISRSGLTIDQKNLALQQLAKDYMVSGFLDRAEKIFEQLVDEPEHRESAIQQLTSIYQQTREWHKAIECASVLVKMGRKRMKSSIAHFLCELAMQEKANGSDSKSIQLFKRALSEDPKCVRASIALGKSYLESDDYKHTIHYLKMVLDQDIDFIGEVLPTLAECYHHLGQEQELVEFLRKCIENKAGVSAELMLAQLVAQHEGVATAQELLTRQLVKNPTMKGFYRLIDYHIAEAEEGRAKASLSTLKKLVGEQLKVKPHYRCRKCGFSTHSLYWHCPSCKGWGSVKPIRGLDGE comes from the coding sequence ATGTTAGAAATTCTCTTCTTGTTATTGCCAATTGCCGCCGCTTACGGTTGGTACATGGGTAACCGTAGTGCCCAACATGACAAGCAGAAGCATTCACACCAAATTTCACGTCAATATGTGACGGGGTTAAATTTGCTACTGTCTGATCAGTCAGACAAGGCCGTTGACCACTTTATTGAACTTCTTCAAGTTGATAACGAGACTATCGATACTCACCTTGCTTTGGGTAACTTATTTCGTTCGCGAGGAGAAGTCGATCGAGCTATTCGAATCCATCAAAATCTTATTTCTCGTTCCGGATTAACCATAGATCAAAAGAACTTAGCTCTTCAGCAATTAGCTAAAGATTACATGGTATCGGGCTTTTTAGATCGAGCAGAGAAAATATTTGAACAACTTGTCGATGAGCCTGAGCATCGTGAGTCGGCTATACAGCAATTGACATCCATTTATCAGCAAACACGAGAATGGCACAAAGCTATCGAATGTGCTTCAGTGTTGGTCAAAATGGGTCGTAAACGGATGAAAAGTAGTATTGCTCATTTCCTTTGTGAATTAGCAATGCAAGAAAAAGCGAATGGTAGCGACAGCAAAAGTATTCAATTGTTTAAACGTGCACTGTCAGAGGATCCTAAATGTGTCAGAGCGAGCATTGCTCTAGGTAAGTCTTATTTAGAAAGTGACGATTATAAACACACAATCCATTACTTAAAGATGGTTCTCGACCAAGATATTGACTTTATTGGTGAGGTATTACCAACACTTGCGGAGTGCTATCACCATCTTGGGCAAGAACAAGAATTAGTCGAATTTTTGCGTAAGTGTATTGAGAATAAAGCCGGAGTATCTGCAGAATTAATGTTGGCACAACTTGTCGCTCAACATGAAGGTGTTGCCACTGCGCAGGAGCTTCTGACTAGGCAGTTAGTAAAGAACCCAACGATGAAAGGGTTCTATCGTTTGATCGATTATCACATCGCTGAGGCTGAAGAAGGGCGAGCGAAAGCAAGCTTGTCTACGCTTAAAAAGCTTGTCGGCGAACAGTTAAAAGTGAAACCACATTATCGTTGCCGAAAATGTGGGTTTTCAACCCATTCCCTATATTGGCATTGTCCTTCTTGTAAAGGGTGGGGTTCGGTCAAACCTATTCGCGGTTTGGATGGTGAATAG
- the rpsA gene encoding 30S ribosomal protein S1: MTESFAQLFEEFLNETEFQQGSIVKGTVVAIENGYVLVDAGLKSESAIPAEQFKNAAGELEVEVGSQVDVALDAVEDGFGETQLSREKAKRHESWIVLEKAYEEAETVVGIINGKVKGGFTVELNGIRAFLPGSLVDVRPIRDTAHLENKELEFKVIKLDQKRNNVVVSRRAVIESESSVERDELLETLQEGTEVKGIVKNLTDYGAFVDLGGVDGLLHITDMAWKRVKHPSEIVNVGDEILVKVLKFDRDRTRVSLGLKQLGEDPWVAIAKRYPEGHKLSGRVTNLTDYGCFVEIEEGVEGLVHVSEMDWTNKNIHPSKVVNVGDEVEVMVLDIDEERRRISLGLKQCKANPWQSFAEAQAKGDKVTGKIKSITDFGIFIGLDGGIDGLVHLSDISWNVPGEEAVREYKKGDEISAVVLAVDAERERISLGVKQMENDPFNAYVADNKKGALVNGTVTAVDAKGATIELEEGVEGYIRASEVARDRVEDATLILSVGDSVEAKFTGVDRKNRVINLSIKAKDEAEEQEAMASINQEDGASFGNAMADAFKAAKGE, encoded by the coding sequence ATGACTGAATCTTTTGCTCAACTCTTTGAAGAGTTCCTAAATGAAACTGAATTCCAACAAGGTAGTATCGTTAAAGGTACTGTAGTAGCTATCGAGAACGGTTACGTTCTTGTAGATGCTGGCCTTAAGTCTGAATCTGCTATCCCTGCTGAACAATTCAAGAACGCTGCTGGCGAACTTGAAGTTGAAGTTGGTTCTCAAGTAGATGTTGCTCTAGACGCTGTTGAAGACGGTTTCGGTGAAACTCAACTTTCTCGTGAGAAAGCTAAGCGTCACGAATCATGGATCGTTCTTGAGAAAGCATACGAAGAAGCTGAAACTGTTGTTGGTATCATCAACGGTAAAGTTAAAGGCGGTTTCACTGTTGAACTAAACGGTATCCGTGCATTCCTTCCTGGCTCTCTAGTAGACGTACGTCCAATCCGTGACACTGCTCACCTAGAAAACAAAGAGCTAGAGTTCAAAGTTATCAAGCTAGACCAGAAACGTAACAACGTAGTTGTTTCTCGTCGTGCTGTTATCGAATCAGAAAGCAGCGTTGAGCGTGACGAACTTCTTGAAACTCTACAAGAAGGTACTGAAGTTAAAGGTATCGTTAAGAACCTTACTGATTACGGTGCATTCGTTGACCTTGGTGGTGTTGACGGTCTTCTACATATCACTGATATGGCATGGAAACGCGTTAAGCACCCATCAGAAATCGTTAACGTTGGTGACGAAATCCTAGTTAAAGTTCTTAAGTTCGATCGTGATCGTACTCGCGTATCACTAGGTCTGAAACAACTTGGCGAAGATCCATGGGTAGCAATCGCTAAACGTTACCCAGAAGGTCACAAACTATCTGGTCGCGTAACTAACCTAACTGACTACGGCTGCTTCGTTGAAATCGAAGAAGGCGTTGAAGGTCTAGTTCACGTTTCAGAAATGGATTGGACTAACAAGAACATCCACCCATCTAAAGTTGTTAATGTTGGCGACGAAGTTGAGGTTATGGTTCTTGATATCGACGAAGAACGTCGTCGTATCTCTCTAGGTCTGAAACAGTGTAAAGCTAACCCATGGCAGTCATTCGCTGAAGCGCAAGCTAAAGGCGATAAAGTTACTGGTAAGATCAAGTCAATCACTGACTTCGGTATCTTCATCGGTCTTGACGGCGGCATCGACGGTCTAGTTCACCTATCTGACATCTCTTGGAACGTTCCTGGAGAAGAAGCTGTACGTGAGTACAAGAAAGGTGACGAGATCTCTGCAGTTGTTCTAGCAGTAGACGCAGAGCGTGAGCGTATTTCTCTAGGCGTTAAGCAAATGGAAAACGACCCATTCAATGCTTATGTAGCTGACAACAAGAAAGGTGCTCTAGTTAACGGTACTGTTACTGCAGTTGACGCTAAAGGCGCAACTATCGAGCTAGAAGAAGGTGTAGAAGGTTACATCCGCGCTTCTGAAGTTGCTCGTGACCGCGTAGAAGACGCTACTCTTATCCTAAGCGTTGGTGACAGCGTTGAAGCGAAATTTACTGGTGTTGACCGTAAAAACCGCGTAATCAACCTATCTATCAAAGCTAAAGATGAAGCTGAAGAGCAAGAAGCTATGGCTTCTATCAACCAAGAAGATGGTGCTTCTTTCGGTAACGCAATGGCAGACGCTTTCAAAGCTGCTAAAGGCGAATAA
- a CDS encoding ComEA family DNA-binding protein, translating into MLKNGVFLKQCILACLLTFILPVASVFAESKSEQVVAKTEEIAVTVNINTASAEEISTLLLGVGIKKAKAIVEYRDQNGPFTAKEQLTKVKGIGVSTLQKNETRILI; encoded by the coding sequence ATGTTGAAAAATGGTGTTTTTTTAAAGCAGTGCATTTTGGCTTGCTTGTTAACATTTATACTGCCTGTAGCCAGTGTTTTTGCAGAAAGTAAAAGTGAGCAAGTGGTAGCTAAAACTGAAGAAATTGCAGTTACCGTTAATATAAATACTGCTTCGGCGGAAGAGATATCCACGCTGTTGCTAGGTGTCGGAATTAAGAAAGCGAAGGCCATCGTTGAATATCGAGATCAAAATGGGCCATTTACCGCTAAAGAACAACTGACCAAGGTAAAAGGTATTGGGGTTTCAACGTTACAGAAAAATGAAACACGAATTTTGATTTAG
- a CDS encoding HU family DNA-binding protein, whose protein sequence is MNKTQLVEKIAANADLSKASAGRALDAFIEAVSDTLQSGDQVALVGFGTFAVRTRAARTGRNPKTGEEIQIAEAKVPAFKAGKALKDACN, encoded by the coding sequence GTGAATAAAACACAATTAGTAGAAAAAATCGCAGCTAATGCGGATCTATCAAAAGCTTCAGCTGGTCGTGCTCTAGACGCATTTATCGAAGCAGTGAGCGACACTCTTCAATCTGGCGACCAAGTAGCTCTAGTTGGCTTTGGTACTTTCGCAGTACGTACCCGTGCAGCTCGTACTGGTCGTAACCCAAAAACTGGTGAAGAAATCCAAATCGCAGAAGCTAAAGTTCCTGCATTCAAAGCTGGTAAAGCTCTTAAAGACGCTTGTAACTAA
- the cmk gene encoding (d)CMP kinase, whose product MPSHTPVITVDGPSGAGKGTLCMLLANKLGFHLLDSGAIYRVLALAAIHHGVDLESEDALVPLAMHLDVQFIAEGDLVKVVLEGEDVSKELRKEETGMAASKVAALPRVREALLRRQRAFAEGQGLVADGRDMGTVVFPTAEAKIFLDASAEERARRRFKQLQLKGLDVKFDALLSEIQERDDRDRNRPVAPLRPAEDALVLDSTEMSIDEVVKKALQYIESKLAE is encoded by the coding sequence ATGCCCTCACACACACCGGTGATTACCGTTGATGGACCAAGCGGCGCAGGTAAAGGTACGCTTTGCATGCTGTTAGCAAATAAACTCGGTTTTCATCTTTTAGACTCTGGTGCTATTTATCGCGTATTAGCGCTTGCAGCCATTCATCATGGTGTTGACCTTGAGTCTGAAGACGCGTTAGTTCCATTGGCTATGCATTTAGACGTTCAATTTATTGCCGAAGGTGACTTAGTTAAAGTTGTTCTTGAAGGCGAAGATGTCTCAAAAGAATTACGTAAAGAAGAGACCGGAATGGCCGCTTCTAAAGTTGCTGCTTTGCCTAGAGTGCGTGAAGCTCTGTTGCGCCGTCAGCGTGCATTTGCAGAAGGTCAAGGCCTAGTTGCTGATGGTCGTGATATGGGAACCGTTGTTTTCCCAACCGCAGAAGCGAAGATTTTCTTAGACGCAAGTGCAGAAGAAAGAGCGCGTAGACGATTCAAGCAGTTGCAACTAAAAGGGCTTGATGTTAAATTTGACGCCCTTTTGAGCGAAATCCAAGAGCGTGACGATCGAGATCGTAATCGCCCAGTGGCTCCGTTACGCCCTGCTGAGGATGCGCTAGTGCTAGATTCGACAGAAATGTCTATCGACGAAGTCGTGAAAAAAGCACTACAATATATCGAATCGAAGTTGGCGGAATAA
- the pyrF gene encoding orotidine-5'-phosphate decarboxylase, translating to MNDQKVIVALDYDNQADALAFVSRIDPTSCRLKVGKEMFTLFGPDFVRELHKRGFSVFLDLKFHDIPNTCSKAVKAAAELGVWMVNVHASGGERMMAASREILEPYGKDRPLLIGVTVLTSMEQSDLAGIGLDVKPQEQVMRLASLSKNAGLDGVVCSAQESQMLKQSLGKDFKLVTPGIRPAGADVGDQRRIMTPYEAVQAGSDYLVIGRPITQATDPAAVLAEINALLA from the coding sequence ATGAACGACCAGAAAGTGATCGTTGCACTGGATTATGATAACCAAGCGGATGCGCTTGCATTCGTCAGTAGAATTGACCCAACAAGCTGTCGCTTAAAAGTGGGCAAAGAGATGTTTACACTCTTTGGTCCGGATTTCGTTCGTGAACTACACAAACGTGGCTTCTCTGTATTTTTGGACCTTAAGTTTCACGATATTCCGAATACCTGTTCTAAAGCAGTAAAAGCGGCCGCGGAACTTGGCGTTTGGATGGTGAATGTCCACGCAAGCGGTGGTGAGCGAATGATGGCGGCATCTCGCGAAATATTAGAACCTTACGGTAAAGATCGCCCACTGTTGATTGGTGTTACGGTTCTCACTAGCATGGAACAAAGCGACCTTGCGGGTATCGGCTTGGATGTTAAACCTCAAGAGCAAGTTATGCGTTTGGCTAGCTTGAGCAAAAATGCAGGTTTGGACGGAGTAGTGTGTTCTGCTCAAGAGTCACAGATGCTAAAACAAAGCTTAGGTAAGGATTTCAAATTAGTGACTCCAGGTATCAGACCTGCTGGCGCTGATGTCGGTGACCAACGCCGCATTATGACTCCATATGAAGCTGTCCAAGCTGGTTCAGACTACCTTGTTATTGGCCGACCAATTACTCAGGCGACTGATCCTGCGGCAGTACTTGCAGAAATTAACGCATTGTTAGCGTAA
- a CDS encoding LapA family protein — MKIIKIVVVLALFLIALALGSQNQAVVTFNYLLAQGEFNLSTLLGSVFVSGFVIAWIIFGSLHLKSQLKVRKLNKQLKKITPATKEPSENKVNIG, encoded by the coding sequence ATGAAAATTATAAAAATCGTGGTGGTACTCGCTCTCTTTTTGATTGCGCTAGCTTTGGGTTCTCAAAACCAAGCGGTAGTGACGTTCAATTATTTACTTGCTCAAGGTGAGTTTAACCTATCTACGCTTCTCGGTTCTGTATTCGTCTCAGGTTTCGTTATTGCTTGGATTATTTTTGGCAGCTTGCATCTAAAATCACAATTAAAAGTGCGCAAATTGAATAAACAGCTAAAAAAGATCACACCAGCCACCAAAGAACCATCTGAAAACAAAGTGAATATTGGATAA